A portion of the Anabas testudineus chromosome 22, fAnaTes1.2, whole genome shotgun sequence genome contains these proteins:
- the slc35g2a gene encoding solute carrier family 35 member G2a: protein MESTHLLGSSKKRVKIHPHTVTAKYATHTPYSPQPGVHTHFPQPGDDGYDDAPSFEDFGSFLEETSDRKQLTESRRWPLTLFGSRDKDNKPQAAAGGDGNEGGAKAAKGSGRGVGEQLASFGEASVSASRLTWVGLLAAALAHGCLIVLTRLASERFSLGPLFLLLVRSIVQLLAVVVPLYKGENPFGPEGYRLRLLCYGITYSLSLCCAYSSLTFISPGNATTTWRLATTALSATLAFLLLEERLGLADGITIAAGLCGLGLVLLPTGDESNSDSPTDPVVFWRGAFGWSLSALAGLWMALALVGYRSLKERVGVGTALFTVSWTGCMLAPASLALLQEGWSWPMSAPAWCLVLGLVVCSVAAFLGMTHALTRLHPALVSASQSLEIPVAMLLHLAVMLLTPTAPEVVGNVMVILSVGWLVAMKLLPSRGGGRRQREEYEEILDSPIK from the coding sequence ATGGAATCCACTCACCTGCTGGGCAGCTCGAAGAAGAGAGTGAAGATCCACCCTCACACTGTCACAGCCAAATACGCCACACACACTCCCTACTCCCCTCAACCtggagtgcacacacacttccccCAACCCGGAGATGATGGTTATGATGATGCTCCCTCTTTTGAGGACTTTGGCTCCTTCCTGGAGGAGACGTCCGACAGGAAACAGCTAACTGAGAGCAGGAGATGGCCTCTGACACTGTTTGGCTctagagacaaagacaacaaacctcaggctgctgcaggaggagacgGGAATGAGGGGGGAGCCAAAGCAGCAAAGGGGTCTGGGAGAGGGGTTGGGGAGCAGCTGGCCAGTTTTGGGGAGGCATCTGTGTCTGCGTCTCGGCTCACCTGGGTGGGGCTGCTTGCTGCGGCACTGGCTCATGGCTGTTTGATTGTTCTGACCCGCCTGGCCTCTGAACGCTTTAGCCTCGGCCCCCTGTTTCTATTATTGGTGCGATCTATTGTCCAACTCCTTGCTGTGGTTGTACCTCTGTACAAGGGGGAGAATCCTTTCGGACCAGAGGGCTATCGTCTACGCCTGCTCTGTTACGGCATCACCTACTCACTTTCCCTCTGCTGCGCCTACTCATCCTTAACCTTCATCTCTCCTGGAAACGCCACGACAACCTGGCGCCTGGCAACCACAGCCCTATCAGCGACCCTCGCCTTCttgctgctggaggagaggcTGGGATTGGCGGATGGGATCACCATAGCTGCAGGGCTGTGTGGTTTGGGGCTTGTGTTACTTCCCACAGGAGATGAGAGCAACTCTGATTCACCAACTGACCCAGTTGTGTTCTGGAGGGGCGCATTTGGATGGTCTCTTTCAGCACTTGCAGGACTGTGGATGGCTCTGGCGCTGGTTGGGTATCGTTCCCTGAAGGAGAGGGTGGGAGTTGGCACAGCTTTGTTCACAGTAAGCTGGACGGGCTGCATGCTTGCCCCAGCCTCCTTGGCCTTGCTCCAGGAGGGCTGGTCCTGGCCTATGAGTGCCCCAGCATGGTGTCTGGTTCTGGGTTTGGTTGTTTGCTCAGTAGCAGCCTTTCTGGGTATGACGCATGCCCTCACTCGACTCCATCCAGCTCTAGTCTCCGCATCTCAAAGCCTGGAGATACCTGTTGCCATGCTGCTGCATCTGGCCGTGATGCTGTTGACTCCCACTGCCCCTGAGGTCGTCGGGAATGTGATGGTCATACTGAGTGTTGGTTGGCTGGTTGCAATGAAGCTACTCCCCTCACGAGGAGGCGGGCGGCGTCAGAGGGAGGAGTATGAGGAGATTCTGGACTCACCCATAAAATAG
- the LOC113148422 gene encoding uncharacterized protein LOC113148422 translates to MPVFRIWTVLYLLCLVAASMCVNDIEYEGNYADIYDNEISQDQQEGVSPTPCKAPEFSRWDKLFIALEDSHMRQNMLLESLEQCCGGMVHLKTRVDKLASVDTCQQCVHGMESACRAQAEQVNLRLQRELEELRDEEAEREMRLNATLQMLLRSNHEGYARLMRLEEDRAVSSGAADSRMRHQPTPRPGGLGSTFSLGVEPFSSGPREQEGAAPLDMRTVERAMVAIATELERVHLKLSRVIEQGGTQGNNRGDT, encoded by the exons ATGCCTGTGTTCAGGATCTGGACTGTGCTGTATCTGCTTTGCTTAGTGGCTGCATCCATGTGCGTGAATGACATCGAGTATGAGGGGAACTATGCAGACATCTATGACAACGAGATCTCTCAGGATCAGCAGGAAG GAGTGTCTCCAACACCATGCAAGGCTCCAGAGTTCTCCCGCTGGGACAAGCTTTTCATCGCTCTGGAGGACTCCCACATGAGGCAGAACATGCTGCTGGAGTCTCTGGAGCAATGCTGTGGAGGAATGGTCCATCTGAAGACCCGGGTGGACAAGCTGGCAAGTGTGGACACGTGCCAGCAGTGTGTACACGGCATGGAGTCAGCGTGCAGGGCACAAGCAGAGCAAGTGAATCTCAGGCTGCAGCGGGAACTGGAAGAGCTCAGGGACgaggaagcagagagggagatgagGTTAAATGCCACCTTGCAAATGCTCCTGCGCAGTAACCATGAGGGTTATGCCCGGTTGATGCGTCTAGAGGAAGACAGAGCAGTGTCATCAGGAGCTGCAGACAGCAGGATGAGACACCAGCCAACGCCAAGACCTGGGGGCTTAGGTTCAACATTCAGTTTGGGCGTGGAGCCATTCTCATCTGGTCCGAGGGAACAGGAAGGGGCCGCGCCGCTGGACATGAGAACAGTGGAAAGGGCCATGGTTGCCATAGCAACAGAGCTAGAGAGGGTTCACCTGAAACTGAGCAGAGTGATAGAACAGGGAGGAACACAGGGGAACAACAGAGGGGACACATAA
- the LOC113148114 gene encoding endophilin-B1-like — MDLTRLAVDAGQLINRAVQYTGESLGQADKTELEPGLEELLTRAQATKTWTDRIISQTEVLLQPNPGARLEDRLYEHLDWNVPPRPRAQEVLGDQMTQAGLEIGSNTPYGTALLRCGEVQKQFGLAERKFVQSTNIHFLTPLRNFTEGEHRAIQDECKMLLNKRLDLDIAKTRLRKAHEADRESRNLNANPLEDDYLSHVSYMFSFLRVKWLKLWAQEISQAEMELRICQSLFDRQSENARQVLEGISNTHTIHMRSLTDFVEAQASYFDQCNQHAQELRKQLASIPAVLCSNNWQSALNDGVPQPSAGNHEINEPIRLNHVTSVPGILQHLPEFDQDSWTTNPPSGTENTLKDSSVGTQPHDQTNNNNNNNTFSTGNRVASCHSSSESQSSSYQEFDHVCVSGTNRHPTDQLSAPSSTVNSLMTINRMTAEPFNATAAATNGAGSRMTTTNAVANETMATNDLAGQPETTYEMEKKQPPASGEDIQESSSD, encoded by the exons ATGGACTTGACGCGGCTGGCGGTGGATGCTGGTCAGCTCATCAACAGGGCGGTGCag TACACGGGGGAGAGTCTGGGCCAGGCTGACAAGACAGAGTTGGAGCCCGGTCTGGAGGAGCTTCTCACCAGGGCACAGGCCACCAAGACCTGGACGGACAGGATCATCTCCCAGACGGAGGTCTTACTGCAGCCGAACCCCG GAGCACGGTTAGAGGACCGGCTATATGAGCATCTGGACTGGAATGTTCCGCCTAGGCCTCGAGCCCAGGAGGTACTAGGAGATCAAATGACCCAGGCTGGACTGGAGATTGGGTCCAACACACCCTATG GAACTGCACTGCTGAGGTGTGGAGAGGTTCAGAAGCAGTTTGGATTAGCAGAGAGAAAGTTTGTCCAAAGCACTAACATCCACTTTCTCACACCTCTGAGGAATTTCACTGAGGGAGAACACAGAGCCATACAG GATGAGTGCAAGATGTTACTGAATAAGCGTTTGGATTTGGACATAGCTAAGACGAGACTGAGAAAAGCCCATGAGGCCGACCGAGAATCCAGA AACCTGAATGCAAACCCACTGGAAGACGACTACTTGTCTCACGTCTCATATATGTTTAGCTTCTTGCGTGTTAAATGGCTAAAG CTATGGGCTCAAGAAATCTCTCAG gcCGAAATGGAGCTGAGGATCTGTCAGAGTTTGTTCGATCGCCAGTCAGAAAACGCAAGACAAGTTCTGGAAGGGATCAGCAACACCCAC ACCATCCACATGCGCAGCCTGACGGACTTTGTGGAGGCTCAGGCTTCTTACTTTGACCAGTGCAATCAACACGCACAGGAGCTTCGAAAACAACTGGCAAG CATTCCAGCAGTGCTCTGCTCCAATAACTGGCAGTCAGCACTTAATGATGGAGTTCCTCAGCCATCAGCAGGCAACCATGAAATCAATGAGCCCATCAGGTTAAATCACGTCACTTCAGTTCCAGGAATCTTACAGCATCTTCCAGAGTTTGACCAAGACTCGTGGACTACCAATCCACCAAGTGGTACTGAAAATACACTAAAAGATTCCTCTGTAGGCACGCAACCACATGAccaaacaaataacaacaataacaacaacacctTCTCCACTGGCAACCGGGTAGCCAGCTGCCATTCATCTAGTGAAAGCCAGTCTTCCTCCTACCAAGAATTTGatcatgtctgtgtgtcaggTACAAACAGGCATCCAACAGATCAGCTCTCAGCACCCAGCAGCACGGTCAACTCACTTATGACAATAAACAGAATGACTGCTGAGCCTTTCAACGCAACAGCTGCTGCAACTAATGGTGCAGGTAGTAgaatgacaacaacaaatgcagtaGCTAATGAGACCATGGCCACTAACGACTTGGCTGGTCAGCCTGAAACAACTtatgaaatggaaaagaagcAGCCCCCTGCTAGTGGAGAAGATATCCAGGAGTCATCATCCGACTAG